A genome region from Alicyclobacillus acidocaldarius subsp. acidocaldarius DSM 446 includes the following:
- a CDS encoding MBL fold metallo-hydrolase: MMELTLTAWTPAEVYDRILRREPFFLLDVRNEDAFADWRIEGDGIEAMNVPYFDLLDGVDHLVPKLPKDKDILVVCAKEGSSKFVAEELVKAGLHRVAYLQGGMRAWSEYLHPVKVGDVAGGALYQFLRVGKGCLSYAVVSNGEMAVVDPARFVDVYLQFAKEQGAKLVAVIDTHLHADHISGGRALAEAAGAAYYLPPGDASEVTYAYHPLNDGDEIRIGDSRIAIRALHSPGHTPGSTSLVVDGQYLLSGDILFVGSIGRPDLAGRAKEFAPDLRRTLYETYRKLPGHLVVLPAHYAWASEVNEQGCVCATLSELYEKNPGLQIQDEGEFFTTVTENLPPQPNAYQQIRMANMGKLTPNPDEASEMEIGPNRCAVHG, from the coding sequence ATGATGGAGCTGACGTTGACGGCTTGGACCCCAGCGGAAGTGTACGATCGCATCCTTCGCCGCGAACCGTTCTTCCTCCTCGACGTGCGCAACGAGGACGCATTCGCGGACTGGCGCATCGAGGGGGACGGGATCGAGGCGATGAACGTGCCGTACTTCGATCTGTTGGACGGCGTGGATCATCTCGTCCCGAAGCTGCCCAAGGACAAGGACATCCTCGTTGTGTGCGCGAAAGAGGGCTCGTCCAAGTTTGTCGCGGAGGAGCTCGTGAAGGCGGGGCTCCATCGCGTCGCGTATCTGCAGGGCGGCATGCGCGCTTGGAGCGAGTACCTGCACCCGGTGAAGGTGGGCGACGTCGCAGGAGGCGCGCTGTACCAGTTCTTGCGGGTCGGCAAGGGATGCCTGTCGTACGCCGTCGTCTCGAACGGCGAGATGGCCGTGGTCGATCCGGCGCGGTTCGTGGACGTGTACCTGCAGTTCGCAAAGGAGCAAGGCGCGAAGCTTGTTGCCGTGATCGACACGCATTTGCACGCGGACCACATCTCGGGCGGGCGCGCGTTGGCAGAGGCAGCTGGAGCCGCGTATTATCTGCCGCCGGGGGATGCCAGCGAGGTGACGTACGCGTACCATCCGCTGAACGACGGTGATGAAATCCGCATTGGCGACAGCCGGATCGCCATCCGGGCGCTGCACTCGCCGGGGCACACGCCGGGCAGCACGTCGCTCGTGGTGGATGGGCAGTACCTGTTGAGCGGAGACATTCTGTTTGTGGGCTCCATCGGCCGCCCGGATCTCGCGGGGCGCGCGAAGGAGTTCGCGCCAGATTTGCGGCGGACGCTGTACGAGACGTATCGCAAACTTCCCGGCCATCTCGTCGTGCTCCCGGCGCACTACGCGTGGGCGTCCGAGGTGAATGAGCAAGGCTGCGTGTGCGCCACGTTGTCGGAGCTCTACGAGAAGAACCCAGGCCTTCAGATCCAGGACGAGGGCGAATTCTTCACGACGGTGACGGAGAACTTGCCGCCGCAGCCGAACGCGTATCAGCAGATCCGGATGGCGAACATGGGCAAGCTGACGCCGAACCCGGACGAGGCGAGCGAGATGGAGATTGGCCCGAACCGCTGCGCGGTGCACGGCTGA